From a region of the Paraburkholderia hospita genome:
- the rmuC gene encoding DNA recombination protein RmuC → MTMVLIAAVAVLAVALVIALFMLMRGNSGAQQQMQFDELGERLDAAALAQTREYERLERELRGEISETARVSRTELSGGFSQFQQTLASQFTSMTTVQAAKIDGFAQQLVKLTETNTQQLDAVRHSLQQQAQQARDEQGITLKRFGETLQQQLAQVTEANDRRFAEVRATIEQRLKDIEANNSTKLEEMRRTVDEKLHATLEQRLGESFKLVSDRLEQVHRGLGEMQTLAAGVGDLKKVLTNVKTRGTWGEVQLEALLEQVLTSDQYAKNVATIPKSNDRVEFAIKLPGRQPTPDAAATPVWLPIDAKFPREDYERLIEAQERADPVAVEDASRALEGRIRAEAKTIAEKYVSPPHTTDFALLFLPTEGLYAEILRRPGLTDLLQRDYRVTIAGPTTLTALLNSLQMGFRTLAIEKRSSEVWQVLGAVKTEFGKFGDVLAKTKAQLETVTRSIEAAEVRTRQMNKKLRDVEALPEERAAGLLGDSLSGVDAEES, encoded by the coding sequence ATGACGATGGTTTTGATCGCGGCCGTTGCCGTACTGGCCGTTGCGCTGGTGATTGCGCTGTTCATGCTGATGCGCGGTAACAGCGGCGCGCAACAGCAAATGCAATTCGACGAACTCGGCGAGCGCCTCGATGCCGCAGCGCTTGCGCAGACGCGCGAGTACGAGCGGCTCGAACGCGAGCTGCGTGGCGAGATTTCCGAAACGGCGCGCGTGTCGCGCACGGAATTGAGTGGCGGCTTCTCGCAGTTCCAGCAGACGCTCGCTTCCCAGTTCACGAGCATGACGACCGTGCAGGCCGCCAAGATCGACGGCTTTGCGCAGCAGCTCGTCAAGCTGACGGAGACGAATACGCAACAGCTCGACGCCGTGCGCCACAGCCTGCAACAGCAGGCGCAACAGGCGCGCGACGAACAGGGGATTACGCTGAAGCGTTTCGGCGAAACGTTGCAGCAGCAACTGGCACAGGTGACGGAGGCAAACGACCGGCGCTTCGCGGAAGTGCGCGCGACCATCGAGCAGCGGCTGAAAGACATCGAGGCGAACAACTCGACGAAGCTCGAAGAAATGCGTCGCACCGTCGACGAAAAGCTGCACGCGACGCTCGAGCAACGGCTTGGCGAATCGTTCAAGCTCGTGTCCGATCGTCTCGAACAGGTGCATCGCGGTCTCGGAGAAATGCAGACTTTGGCGGCGGGTGTCGGAGATCTGAAGAAGGTTCTGACGAACGTTAAGACGCGCGGCACATGGGGCGAAGTACAGCTCGAAGCGTTGCTTGAACAGGTGCTGACGTCCGATCAGTACGCGAAGAACGTTGCGACGATTCCGAAGAGCAACGATCGCGTCGAGTTCGCGATCAAGCTGCCGGGGCGTCAGCCGACTCCCGATGCGGCGGCAACGCCCGTATGGCTGCCCATCGATGCGAAATTTCCGCGTGAAGACTATGAACGTCTGATCGAAGCGCAGGAGCGTGCCGACCCAGTCGCAGTCGAAGACGCGTCGCGCGCGCTCGAAGGGCGGATTCGCGCGGAAGCGAAGACGATTGCGGAAAAATACGTGTCGCCGCCGCATACCACGGACTTCGCGCTGCTGTTCTTGCCGACCGAAGGGCTGTACGCCGAGATTCTGCGTCGTCCGGGTCTCACGGATCTCCTGCAACGCGACTATCGCGTGACGATTGCCGGGCCGACGACATTGACGGCCTTGCTCAACAGTCTGCAGATGGGTTTCCGCACGCTCGCCATCGAAAAACGTTCGAGCGAAGTGTGGCAGGTGCTGGGCGCGGTGAAGACCGAGTTCGGCAAATTCGGCGACGTGCTGGCGAAGACCAAGGCGCAACTCGAAACCGTCACGCGTTCGATCGAGGCGGCAGAAGTGCGTACGCGTCAGATGAACAAAAAGCTGCGTGATGTCGAAGCATTGCCCGAAGAACGGGCGGCGGGCTTGCTTGGGGACTCGCTGTCCGGAGTCGATGCGGAAGAGTCTTGA
- a CDS encoding GNAT family N-acetyltransferase — MPATIRAATPDDVGTMLALMYELAEFEKLTHLFIATEDGLRDALFGARPSAEAIVAERDGKMIGYALFFHNYSTFLGRRGLYLEDLYVQPTERGTGLGSKMLRYLAALAVERQCGRFEWSVLDWNQPAIDFYQKMGATVLPDWRVVRITGEALDQLAASAD, encoded by the coding sequence ATGCCGGCGACGATCCGCGCGGCCACGCCTGACGACGTCGGCACGATGCTCGCGCTGATGTACGAGCTGGCCGAGTTCGAAAAGCTCACGCATCTGTTCATCGCGACGGAAGACGGCCTGCGCGACGCGCTGTTCGGCGCGCGTCCCTCGGCAGAAGCGATCGTCGCGGAACGCGACGGCAAGATGATCGGCTACGCGCTGTTCTTCCACAACTACTCGACGTTCCTCGGACGGCGCGGCCTGTATCTCGAAGACCTGTACGTGCAGCCGACCGAGCGCGGCACGGGGCTCGGGTCGAAGATGTTGCGCTATCTGGCGGCGTTGGCTGTCGAGCGGCAGTGCGGCCGCTTCGAATGGTCGGTGCTGGACTGGAATCAGCCTGCCATCGATTTTTATCAGAAGATGGGCGCGACCGTGTTGCCGGACTGGCGCGTCGTGCGCATAACGGGCGAAGCGCTCGATCAACTCGCGGCAAGCGCGGACTGA
- a CDS encoding Rne/Rng family ribonuclease — protein MKRMLFNATQQEELRVAIVDGQKLIDIDIETAGREQRKGNIYKGIITRIEPSLEACFVNYGEDRHGFLPFKEVARQYFREGIDMRSARIQDALKEGQELIVQVEKEERGNKGAALTTFISLAGRYLVLMPNNPRGGGVSRRIEGDDRQELRETMSQLQLPEGMSIIARTAGIGRSAEELQWDLNYLMQLWRAIEAASQSGSQGQPMLIYLESSLVIRAIRDYFQPDIGEILIDTTEIHDQARAFMDIVMPDNVNKVKRYHDDVPLFSRFQIEHQIETAYSRTVPLPSGGAIVIDHTEALVAIDVNSARATKGADIEETATRTNLEAADEVARQLRLRDLGGLIVIDFIDMESAKSQREVEQRLKDALKHDRARVQMGKISRFGLMELSRQRLRPALSEGSHVTCPRCNGTGHIRDTESSALQVLRIIQEEAMKENTAAIHCQVPVEVTAFLLNEKRSEINKIESRFKVNVVLVPNKHLDTPHYKLERLRHDDARLDDPRASWKMAEEAARELESETGYSKRTEEVKPKQEAAVKGITPEKPAPSAPVRTPAPAAATVEVKPATGGFIGWLKGLFGVQPAAPAPAPAPVEKTAKPARGERTERGERTGERGGDRNRNRRNGAGGRDAAGRGEGAATQGRQAQPSQRGERQEREPREAREPRGGREPREGREPREAREPREARPERVERGQERADRAETAEVTRGERQERQDRADRGERRERGERAERGERRKQQPEAADALSQDEAQADIAAQAQANLMGGAAPIDDARDGEERRRRRRGRRGGRRERDEEGVNVNTAADVAEAEGETAVAASAETPVRAPEHTGRHEAQPQAVEAAQQQPAQEVKPVEVVVAAVATGAAVVSELHASAETPALAVEKAAKAEAVVPTDEAPVATHTEAAVEEPAAVEPQAVAPVATVQAPVEVPAPVETVAAAPVAEAPVVVEPVAEPVAAAPAPAAPAEEAQPVVEAPVATQPVVEPVVQAVVEPVVQPVAEPVADVAQAQPAAEPAVTEAVTQAAPIAAAAEPQPVRTNGTSARRQSTQGLETMLQSAGLVWVNTDSDKLRVAQEAAAQAVKPARAPRERKALPATDTTPMQQVETAKQPQ, from the coding sequence ATGAAACGCATGTTGTTTAATGCGACGCAGCAGGAAGAATTGCGCGTCGCCATCGTCGATGGGCAAAAACTCATCGACATCGACATCGAAACCGCCGGCCGCGAACAGCGCAAAGGCAATATCTACAAGGGCATCATTACCCGCATCGAGCCGTCGCTCGAAGCCTGTTTCGTCAACTATGGCGAAGACCGCCATGGTTTTCTCCCGTTCAAGGAAGTCGCTCGCCAGTACTTCCGCGAAGGCATCGACATGCGCTCGGCGCGCATTCAGGACGCCCTCAAGGAAGGCCAGGAACTGATCGTTCAGGTCGAGAAGGAAGAACGCGGCAACAAGGGCGCGGCCCTCACCACGTTCATCTCGCTCGCCGGCCGTTACCTCGTGCTGATGCCGAACAATCCGCGCGGCGGCGGTGTGTCGCGCCGGATCGAAGGCGACGACCGCCAGGAACTGCGCGAAACGATGTCCCAGCTGCAACTGCCCGAAGGCATGAGCATCATCGCGCGCACGGCGGGTATCGGCCGTAGCGCGGAAGAGCTGCAATGGGACCTGAACTACCTGATGCAGCTGTGGCGCGCGATCGAAGCCGCGTCGCAAAGCGGCTCGCAAGGTCAGCCGATGCTGATCTATCTCGAATCGAGCCTCGTCATCCGCGCGATTCGCGACTACTTCCAGCCGGACATCGGCGAAATCCTCATCGACACCACGGAAATCCACGACCAGGCACGCGCCTTCATGGATATCGTGATGCCGGACAATGTCAACAAGGTGAAGCGGTATCACGACGACGTGCCGCTTTTCTCGCGTTTCCAGATCGAGCACCAGATCGAGACGGCGTACTCCCGCACGGTGCCGCTGCCGTCGGGCGGCGCGATCGTGATCGACCACACGGAAGCGCTCGTCGCGATCGACGTGAACTCGGCGCGCGCCACCAAGGGCGCCGACATCGAGGAAACGGCCACGCGCACGAACCTCGAAGCCGCCGACGAAGTCGCGCGCCAGTTGCGTCTGCGCGACCTGGGCGGCCTGATCGTGATCGACTTCATCGATATGGAGTCGGCCAAGAGCCAGCGCGAAGTCGAGCAGCGCCTGAAAGACGCGCTCAAGCACGACCGCGCGCGCGTCCAGATGGGCAAGATCTCGCGCTTCGGCCTGATGGAGCTGTCGCGCCAGCGTCTGCGTCCGGCGCTGTCGGAAGGCAGCCACGTGACCTGCCCGCGCTGTAACGGCACGGGCCACATCCGCGATACCGAATCGTCCGCGCTGCAAGTGCTGCGGATCATTCAGGAAGAAGCGATGAAGGAAAACACCGCGGCGATCCACTGCCAGGTGCCCGTCGAGGTCACGGCCTTCCTGCTCAACGAAAAGCGCTCGGAAATCAACAAGATCGAGTCGCGCTTCAAGGTCAACGTCGTGCTGGTGCCGAACAAGCACCTCGACACGCCGCACTACAAGCTCGAGCGCCTGCGTCACGACGATGCGCGCCTCGACGATCCGCGCGCGTCGTGGAAGATGGCCGAAGAAGCGGCCCGCGAACTGGAATCGGAAACGGGTTACAGCAAGCGCACCGAAGAAGTGAAGCCGAAGCAGGAAGCGGCCGTGAAGGGCATCACGCCTGAAAAGCCGGCGCCGAGCGCGCCCGTGCGCACGCCGGCCCCCGCTGCCGCCACGGTCGAAGTCAAGCCCGCCACGGGCGGCTTCATCGGCTGGCTGAAGGGTCTGTTCGGTGTGCAACCGGCGGCTCCCGCTCCCGCGCCCGCTCCAGTCGAGAAGACGGCGAAGCCCGCACGCGGCGAACGCACCGAGCGTGGTGAGCGCACGGGCGAGCGCGGCGGCGATCGCAACCGCAACCGTCGCAACGGCGCAGGTGGCCGCGATGCGGCAGGCCGTGGCGAAGGCGCGGCAACGCAAGGCCGTCAGGCTCAACCGTCGCAGCGCGGCGAACGTCAGGAACGCGAACCGCGTGAAGCACGTGAGCCGCGTGGCGGCCGCGAGCCGCGCGAAGGCCGCGAGCCTCGTGAGGCACGCGAACCGCGCGAGGCACGCCCGGAGCGCGTCGAACGCGGTCAGGAACGCGCAGACCGCGCAGAAACCGCTGAGGTAACGCGCGGCGAGCGTCAGGAACGCCAGGATCGGGCGGACCGTGGCGAGCGCCGTGAGCGTGGCGAACGCGCCGAACGTGGCGAGCGTCGCAAGCAGCAGCCCGAAGCAGCCGACGCGCTGAGCCAGGACGAGGCTCAGGCCGATATCGCCGCACAGGCGCAAGCGAATCTGATGGGTGGCGCTGCTCCCATCGACGACGCGCGTGATGGCGAAGAGCGTCGTCGTCGCCGTCGCGGCCGCCGTGGTGGCCGTCGCGAGCGTGACGAGGAAGGCGTGAACGTGAACACGGCTGCCGATGTCGCGGAAGCGGAAGGCGAAACGGCTGTGGCAGCATCGGCGGAAACGCCCGTGCGCGCACCGGAACACACGGGCCGTCATGAAGCGCAGCCGCAAGCGGTCGAAGCGGCACAACAACAGCCGGCACAGGAAGTGAAGCCGGTCGAGGTCGTCGTGGCAGCCGTCGCGACGGGCGCCGCCGTGGTCAGCGAGTTGCATGCATCGGCTGAAACGCCGGCGCTGGCTGTCGAAAAGGCTGCGAAGGCGGAAGCCGTCGTGCCCACCGACGAAGCGCCTGTTGCGACGCACACGGAAGCAGCCGTCGAAGAGCCGGCCGCTGTCGAGCCGCAAGCGGTTGCGCCTGTCGCAACGGTGCAGGCTCCCGTTGAAGTGCCCGCGCCGGTTGAGACCGTAGCGGCAGCACCCGTCGCCGAAGCGCCTGTCGTCGTCGAGCCTGTAGCCGAGCCGGTTGCAGCGGCTCCGGCCCCGGCAGCGCCCGCCGAAGAAGCGCAGCCGGTTGTCGAAGCGCCCGTTGCAACTCAGCCCGTCGTCGAGCCGGTGGTTCAGGCCGTCGTCGAGCCGGTCGTTCAGCCGGTCGCGGAGCCCGTCGCGGACGTCGCGCAGGCGCAACCCGCAGCGGAACCGGCCGTAACGGAAGCGGTAACGCAAGCCGCGCCGATCGCCGCAGCAGCCGAGCCGCAACCCGTTCGCACGAACGGCACGTCGGCCCGCCGCCAGTCGACGCAAGGCCTCGAGACGATGCTGCAAAGCGCCGGCCTCGTCTGGGTCAACACCGACTCGGACAAGCTGCGCGTCGCGCAGGAAGCCGCCGCGCAGGCGGTGAAGCCCGCACGCGCGCCGCGCGAGCGCAAGGCGCTTCCGGCCACCGACACGACGCCAATGCAACAGGTCGAAACGGCAAAGCAGCCGCAGTAA
- the mobA gene encoding molybdenum cofactor guanylyltransferase MobA: MTITRDEITGLLLAGGRGMRMGGVDKGLQMLHGEPLALHVMRRLAPQAGPLLISANRHTARYAELGEPFHATVISDTMPDFPGPLAGLLAGLRAARTPFVLSAPCDTPGLPADLAGRLAAALAAQDAQDAGIATVTTTDAQGDTSIHPVFALVRTSLADDLEGFLQAGERKVRTWYARHRAVEVAFPDERTFYNINSLQELADLERG, from the coding sequence ATGACCATCACGCGCGACGAGATCACCGGCCTGCTGCTCGCAGGCGGACGCGGCATGCGCATGGGCGGCGTCGACAAAGGCCTGCAGATGCTGCACGGCGAACCGCTCGCGCTCCATGTGATGCGGCGTCTCGCGCCGCAGGCCGGGCCGCTTCTGATCAGCGCGAACCGTCACACGGCACGCTACGCGGAACTGGGCGAGCCGTTTCACGCAACCGTCATCTCCGACACGATGCCTGATTTCCCCGGTCCGCTCGCCGGTCTCCTCGCCGGTTTGCGCGCGGCGCGCACGCCGTTCGTGCTGTCGGCACCCTGCGACACGCCCGGCCTGCCAGCTGATCTCGCCGGGCGCCTCGCAGCCGCGCTCGCTGCGCAAGACGCGCAAGACGCGGGCATCGCGACCGTCACGACCACGGACGCCCAAGGCGACACGTCCATCCACCCCGTTTTCGCGCTCGTGCGCACGTCACTGGCCGACGATCTCGAAGGCTTTCTGCAGGCGGGCGAGCGCAAGGTTCGCACGTGGTACGCACGCCACAGGGCGGTCGAAGTCGCCTTTCCGGACGAGCGCACGTTTTACAATATCAATTCACTGCAGGAACTCGCCGACCTCGAACGCGGTTGA
- a CDS encoding RluA family pseudouridine synthase, with product MKELGKISQKSVTSPVSSDQVSMIEIDDSAAGQRIDNFLLRVCKGVPKSHIYRILRSGEVRVNKGRVDAQYRLAFGDLVRVPPIRVAKADEAVHAPVPSAHFEILFEDEHMLVIDKPAGVAVHGGSGVAFGVIEQLRAARPQAKFLELVHRLDRETSGVLMLAKKRAALVNLHEQIRANRMDKRYYACVHGEWASDWGRRRAVKEPLHKYLLPDGERRVRVQPDGLPSHTIFNLVDRWPDYALLEAELKTGRTHQIRVHLAHLGLPIIGDAKYGDFALNKALARANAQPGLKRMFLHAYRLKLTHPATGDTLQFEAPLPADCKRFIAQLAGTAGAGTHEQSQTETKTHGKRAI from the coding sequence ATGAAAGAGTTAGGCAAAATATCCCAGAAATCGGTGACAAGCCCCGTTTCGAGCGATCAGGTGTCGATGATCGAAATCGACGACAGCGCGGCCGGTCAGCGGATCGACAACTTCTTGCTGCGCGTCTGTAAGGGCGTGCCGAAAAGCCATATTTATCGGATTCTGCGCAGCGGCGAAGTGCGCGTGAACAAGGGCCGCGTGGACGCGCAGTACCGTCTCGCCTTTGGCGATCTGGTGCGCGTGCCGCCCATCCGCGTCGCGAAGGCGGACGAGGCGGTGCACGCGCCCGTGCCGTCCGCGCACTTCGAGATTCTGTTCGAAGACGAGCATATGCTCGTGATCGACAAACCGGCGGGCGTCGCCGTGCACGGCGGCAGCGGGGTCGCGTTCGGCGTGATCGAGCAGTTGCGGGCGGCGCGTCCGCAGGCGAAGTTTCTGGAACTGGTGCACCGGCTGGACCGCGAGACGTCGGGCGTCCTGATGCTCGCGAAAAAGCGCGCGGCACTCGTGAATCTGCACGAGCAGATTCGCGCGAACCGGATGGACAAGCGTTACTACGCGTGCGTGCACGGCGAATGGGCGAGCGACTGGGGCCGCCGGCGTGCCGTGAAGGAGCCGCTGCACAAATATCTGCTGCCGGATGGCGAGCGGCGCGTGCGCGTGCAGCCGGACGGGCTGCCATCGCACACTATTTTCAATCTCGTCGATCGCTGGCCCGATTACGCGCTGCTCGAAGCGGAACTGAAAACGGGTCGGACCCATCAGATTCGTGTCCATCTGGCGCATCTGGGGCTGCCGATCATCGGCGACGCCAAATACGGCGATTTCGCGCTGAATAAGGCGCTTGCGCGCGCGAACGCGCAGCCGGGGCTCAAACGGATGTTTTTGCACGCTTACCGGCTTAAGCTGACGCACCCGGCGACGGGCGACACGCTACAGTTCGAAGCGCCGTTGCCGGCAGACTGCAAGCGGTTCATCGCGCAACTTGCCGGGACGGCCGGCGCAGGGACGCACGAACAATCACAAACCGAGACGAAAACGCATGGCAAGAGAGCAATTTGA
- the moaA gene encoding GTP 3',8-cyclase MoaA, which produces MSRRIIPVADVSAVPDVAGPIRTPRGELTDTLSRPLRDLRISVTDRCNFRCVYCMPRAVFDKDYSFLPHSALLTFEEIERIATIFVAHGVEKIRLTGGEPLLRKNLEFLIERLARMTTAAGKPLDLTLTTNGSLLARKARSLKDAGLSRVTVSLDALDDALFRRMNDADFAVRDVLDGIEVAQSVGLAPLKVNMVVKHGTNDSEIVPMARHFRGSGVVLRFIEYMDVGTSNGWNMTEVLPSADVVARISEHFPLLPLEAHSAAETAQRWGYADGCGEIGVISSVTRAFCGDCTRARLSTEGKVYLCLFASSGHDLRALVRNGTSDAGIATAIANIWHARGDRYSQLRGSANAASTTTREERRVEMSYIGG; this is translated from the coding sequence ATGTCCCGACGCATCATCCCTGTTGCCGACGTCAGCGCCGTTCCCGACGTCGCCGGTCCCATCCGGACCCCGCGCGGCGAGCTGACCGATACGCTGTCGCGCCCGCTGCGCGACCTGCGCATCTCTGTCACGGACCGTTGCAACTTCCGGTGCGTCTACTGCATGCCACGCGCGGTGTTCGACAAGGACTATTCGTTCCTGCCGCACAGCGCGCTGCTGACTTTCGAGGAAATCGAGCGGATCGCGACGATCTTCGTCGCGCATGGCGTCGAGAAAATCCGTCTGACGGGCGGCGAACCGCTCTTGCGCAAGAACCTCGAATTCCTGATCGAACGGCTCGCGCGCATGACGACCGCTGCGGGCAAACCACTCGACCTGACGCTCACCACCAACGGTTCGCTGCTCGCGCGCAAGGCGCGCAGCCTGAAAGACGCCGGCCTGAGCCGCGTGACCGTCAGCCTCGACGCGCTCGACGATGCGTTGTTTCGCCGCATGAACGACGCCGATTTCGCGGTGCGCGACGTGCTCGACGGCATCGAAGTTGCGCAGTCGGTCGGTCTTGCGCCACTGAAGGTCAACATGGTCGTCAAGCACGGCACGAACGACAGCGAAATCGTGCCGATGGCGCGCCACTTCCGGGGCTCCGGCGTGGTGCTGCGCTTCATCGAATACATGGACGTCGGCACGTCGAACGGCTGGAACATGACGGAAGTGCTGCCGTCGGCGGATGTAGTCGCGCGGATTAGCGAGCACTTTCCGCTGCTGCCGCTCGAAGCGCATAGCGCAGCCGAAACCGCGCAGCGCTGGGGCTACGCGGACGGCTGCGGCGAAATCGGCGTGATTTCCAGCGTGACGCGCGCGTTCTGTGGCGACTGCACGCGCGCGCGGCTATCGACGGAAGGCAAGGTGTATCTGTGCCTGTTCGCTTCGTCGGGCCACGATCTGCGCGCGCTAGTACGCAACGGCACGAGCGACGCAGGCATCGCCACCGCGATCGCCAACATCTGGCACGCCCGCGGCGACCGCTACTCGCAACTGCGTGGCAGCGCGAACGCGGCTTCGACGACGACGCGCGAAGAGCGGCGCGTCGAGATGTCGTACATCGGCGGCTGA
- the moeA gene encoding molybdopterin molybdotransferase MoeA: MTTLNETSSCVAQYDAQAMPVSAVQAIVREWATPVTTVERVHLRDALNRVLAQDIVSPIDVPAHDNSAMDGYAFAGAALAVQTGVPGEKGELALSVAGKAFAGHPFAGSIERTQCVRVMTGATMPAGCDTVVPQEAVTRDGDTIRFPASQLRTGANRRLAGEDLAHGAVALKAGRIVRASDLGLLASLGIGEVSVRRRLRVAFFSTGDELRSIGQPLEPGCVYDSNRYTLFAMLKRLDVDPIDLGVVRDEPAALEEALRTAASSADVVITSGGVSVGEADLTKQMLRMLGDVAHWSLAMRPGRPLAFGRIWSGGKPGAGEPAIFFGLPGNPVAVMAAFYQIVREVLLRMSGATTHPVPLIRAACVDTIRKRPGRTEFQRGIAQRDAQGAWRVTPTGSQGSGVLSSMSEANCFIVLAHDQGDLDPGDAVDIMLFDGLI; encoded by the coding sequence ATGACCACGCTGAACGAAACTTCGAGTTGCGTCGCACAGTACGACGCTCAAGCCATGCCGGTGTCCGCCGTACAGGCGATCGTGCGCGAGTGGGCGACACCCGTGACGACCGTCGAGCGCGTCCATCTGCGTGACGCGCTGAACCGCGTGCTGGCGCAGGACATCGTGTCGCCCATCGACGTGCCCGCGCACGACAACTCGGCGATGGACGGCTACGCGTTCGCAGGCGCGGCGCTCGCAGTTCAAACGGGCGTACCAGGTGAAAAGGGCGAGCTCGCGCTGAGCGTGGCGGGCAAGGCCTTCGCGGGGCATCCGTTTGCGGGAAGCATCGAGCGCACGCAATGCGTGCGCGTGATGACGGGCGCAACGATGCCCGCCGGGTGCGACACCGTCGTGCCGCAGGAAGCCGTCACGCGCGACGGCGACACCATTCGCTTTCCGGCTTCGCAATTACGTACGGGCGCGAACCGGCGCCTCGCGGGCGAAGACCTTGCGCACGGCGCGGTCGCGCTGAAGGCGGGCCGCATCGTGCGTGCGTCGGACCTTGGACTGCTCGCGTCGCTGGGCATTGGCGAGGTGTCCGTGCGCCGCCGTCTGCGTGTCGCATTCTTTTCGACGGGCGACGAACTGCGCTCGATCGGCCAGCCGCTCGAGCCGGGCTGCGTTTACGACAGCAACCGCTATACGCTGTTCGCGATGCTCAAGCGACTCGACGTCGATCCCATCGATCTCGGCGTGGTCCGCGACGAACCCGCCGCGCTCGAAGAAGCACTGCGGACGGCTGCATCGAGCGCGGATGTCGTGATAACCTCCGGCGGCGTTTCGGTGGGCGAAGCCGATCTGACGAAGCAAATGCTGCGCATGCTCGGCGACGTCGCGCACTGGAGTCTCGCGATGCGCCCTGGCCGGCCGCTGGCGTTCGGGCGTATCTGGTCGGGCGGCAAACCCGGCGCGGGCGAACCGGCGATCTTCTTCGGTCTGCCGGGCAACCCCGTCGCGGTGATGGCGGCGTTCTATCAGATCGTGCGCGAAGTGCTGCTGCGGATGTCCGGCGCGACGACGCATCCCGTGCCGCTGATCCGCGCAGCGTGCGTCGACACGATCCGCAAACGGCCGGGCCGCACCGAATTCCAGCGCGGCATCGCGCAGCGCGACGCGCAAGGCGCATGGCGCGTCACGCCGACGGGCTCGCAAGGCTCCGGCGTGCTCAGTTCGATGAGCGAAGCAAATTGCTTCATCGTGCTCGCCCACGACCAGGGCGATCTCGATCCGGGCGACGCCGTCGATATCATGCTGTTCGACGGCCTCATCTGA
- a CDS encoding 2-hydroxyacid dehydrogenase, with product MQKVLVARPIFPDVIARLKQHFEVDWHNGDVLPADELKRRLADKDGALTAGDAIDASVLAAAPRLRVVSNMAVGYNNFAMAAFNAANVLGTNTPDVLNESTADFGWALMMAAARRIAESEHWLRAGKWEKWSYDGFLGSDLYGSTLGVIGMGRIGQALARRARGFNMNVIYHNRSRVAPEIEAELNAEYASKQDLLRRADHVVLVLPYTAENHHTIGAAELALMKPTATLTNIARGGIVDDAALAEALREKRIAAAGLDVFEGEPKLNPALLTVPNVVLTPHIASATEATRRAMANLAADNLIAGLGEGPRAGRPPNPINPDVIGKARS from the coding sequence ATGCAAAAGGTTCTGGTTGCGCGTCCCATCTTTCCGGATGTGATCGCGCGCCTCAAGCAGCATTTCGAAGTGGACTGGCATAACGGCGACGTGCTGCCAGCCGACGAACTCAAGCGCCGCCTCGCCGACAAGGACGGCGCGCTGACGGCGGGCGACGCGATCGACGCGTCCGTGCTGGCCGCTGCGCCGCGCCTGCGCGTGGTGTCGAACATGGCGGTCGGCTACAACAACTTCGCCATGGCTGCGTTCAACGCGGCGAACGTGCTCGGCACGAACACGCCCGACGTGCTCAACGAATCGACGGCGGATTTCGGCTGGGCGCTGATGATGGCGGCTGCGCGCCGCATCGCGGAATCGGAGCACTGGCTGCGCGCGGGCAAATGGGAAAAGTGGTCGTACGACGGCTTTCTCGGCTCGGACCTGTATGGCTCGACGCTCGGCGTGATCGGCATGGGCCGCATCGGGCAGGCGCTCGCGCGTCGCGCGCGCGGCTTCAACATGAACGTGATCTATCACAACCGCTCGCGCGTCGCGCCGGAGATCGAGGCCGAGCTGAACGCGGAGTACGCGTCGAAGCAGGACCTGCTGCGCCGTGCCGACCACGTCGTGCTCGTGCTGCCGTACACGGCTGAGAACCATCACACCATCGGCGCCGCCGAACTCGCGCTGATGAAGCCGACGGCGACGCTGACGAATATCGCGCGCGGCGGCATCGTCGACGACGCGGCGCTTGCCGAGGCTTTGCGCGAGAAGCGTATCGCCGCGGCGGGCCTCGACGTGTTCGAGGGCGAGCCGAAGCTCAATCCGGCGTTGCTCACTGTGCCGAATGTCGTGCTGACGCCGCATATCGCGAGCGCGACGGAAGCGACGCGCCGCGCGATGGCGAATCTCGCCGCCGACAATCTGATCGCGGGGTTGGGTGAGGGTCCGCGCGCCGGGCGTCCGCCGAACCCTATCAACCCTGATGTGATCGGGAAGGCGCGTTCATGA